GTAGGGTGTTGTGGTATTTTTCAGGTGTATATGCCTGTGCTGGCTTCTTTCCCGACGAGATCGTGTTAGTCGATGTTCGGCGTGTTTTGGACAAGTTGGCCAGTGTTGTTGGTCGTATTGTTTGTATAGTGGTGCTGGATAGTATGCTCAGACAGTGTTACTGACGAGTATTACTGTCTGGGTTGGCTAGTATTTATGGTCTGGTAGTGCAATGGTCCTGGCTGTATGATCCCATATACGGTCTGGTCGGAGGCAGGTGGTGTCGGTAAAACGACCTTTGCCGTCAATCTGGCTCGAGCACACGTCAACCGCGGTCAGCGAGTACTGGCGATCGACATGGACCCACAGGACGGTGGGCTCACCCATCACTTCGGCGTCGACGATATGAAAGCAGATGGGGAGGTTGACAATCTTGTCTTACACATGATTGGTCGCCCGCGCGGACCGTTCGAGGATATCGTCCGCACTGCTGAAGGCATCGATATCATCCCGAGCCATAATATGCTGGGGACGCTCGCTGATCTCCTCAACAAAGCTGCCGACCTCGAGGAAGATACAAATCCGGATCCGGAGTACGTCTTCGAGAAGGAAAAACAGCTTCGTCGGGTACTGATCGAAGCGTCGGTCCCGGAGGAGTACGACGTAATCGTCATCGACCCACCGGCGTCTGAAGGCCAGCACCTGTACAATGCAGTGTATGCGACGTCGAACCTCTTGATTCCGTTCGAACCGTCCCCGAAGGGCGAGAAAAGCGTCGACGGACTCAGGGAAGTTATTTCAGGTCTCGAATCTGCCCTCGGTGACGTCGACGTTGGCGTACTCGGTGCCGTCCCGAACAAGGTCAAGGGCACGAACATTAATAAAAAGTATATCCAGGCGCTCGAGGACGAAGATATCCCTGTCGCTCCGATTACGCTGGGCGAACGCGGGTCGATGCTGGGTGACGCCTGGGACAATCAAGTGAGTGCCTACGAATTAGACGAAAATGCGGCCCATCGTGATCTGCGCGACTACGAGCAACCGACGCTCGAGAAATTCGACGAACTGGCTGCGTTTATCGTCGAGCAATTCGAGTCGCCGGAGGTACCAGCATGAAATCCGGTGCGACAGATCCGTTCGCACAGGACGACGAGGGCACTGACGAAGAAGAGAGTACTGAGACTGGGGAAACGACGCCCGAAGGG
The DNA window shown above is from Natronosalvus amylolyticus and carries:
- a CDS encoding ParA family protein, translating into MIPYTVWSEAGGVGKTTFAVNLARAHVNRGQRVLAIDMDPQDGGLTHHFGVDDMKADGEVDNLVLHMIGRPRGPFEDIVRTAEGIDIIPSHNMLGTLADLLNKAADLEEDTNPDPEYVFEKEKQLRRVLIEASVPEEYDVIVIDPPASEGQHLYNAVYATSNLLIPFEPSPKGEKSVDGLREVISGLESALGDVDVGVLGAVPNKVKGTNINKKYIQALEDEDIPVAPITLGERGSMLGDAWDNQVSAYELDENAAHRDLRDYEQPTLEKFDELAAFIVEQFESPEVPA